atatccaccgacgacgttgacggcgatggaaattgtggttaccatgttgCAACGGAACAATTAGGGCATTTCAACGAGGCCGACGAACTTAAGCTCACCCAAATCCAATATGCAAGGAAAAAAATGGCAGAAAATCTTGTTCATGACAAACAACTGTATTTGACAATGCTCATGGAAAGAGATCCAAAAGAGAGGGAAATGAAGTTTAGGGAGTTGGTTTGTAACGTGAAATGGAGGACGGGGTCAAAAAAGGCCGGTTATAAGTTTTGGATGCAAATGCCTTTTGGTGGTCAAATCTTAGCGGACACATTCACTTGTGTGGTAATTGTATCCAGCAAAGGCTTCCCCGGAGCGTCTTGTATGTACGTACCCTCAAGAACTCGGTGCGACGCGGcgataaagaaaagaagaattgtaaTGGCACATGTCAACAATAACCATTACATAGGTTTGAAGATTTCCGAAGAATGTCCTTTACCACGGGTGGCCTATGGTGATTGGGGAGACTACACCAAGGAGTGGACAAATCAGTACGAGTATGGAATGAACCATTGGAATGCTATGGACCCAACCCCGGTTTACTTAGATATGGGCGATGAATCGTGAGACAAGATGTACATTCAAAACTATGCATTGCATTTTTAAGCATACTTTTTGATAATGGTTGTATCTTGAACCCTAATATTTGTATTTTGAAGAATGCCTAATGAATACAATGCGTTTTATCTTGCGGCTTAAAAATCAGTTAAACTTATGGATGTTTTCCCAACATAGGGTCGTCATTGGTATTTTCAGATACCCTAATGACTCTAATGCCCCAAATTAGgttgtctcctggatgttttcccaacatagggtcgtcattggtattttcagataccctaacgactctaatggcccaaattaggttgtctcctggatgttttcccAACATAGGGTCGTCATTGGTATTTTCAGATACCTAAACGACTGTAGTGGATTATACAACATTCGTCATATTGATAGTGTATACAATGACGACTGTTTGCAAAAAACCCCAACGACTCTTTTTCTATACACGTTTTCCCATAAAAAATAGTCGTTACAAATTATTCTATAAGTAGAAGAACATATCAAGGtgcaaaatcaattgaaaacaacctCATGAAAGCTTTTTTTTAATGGAAACTCCTTCATCAATTGAAAgcatacttagaagatgcaaaAAACCAAGAGTCGTTACGCCATATCCTACAAAGGAAGAATTAGAGATGCGCCAGGCTGAAAAACGGGGAAAAGAACAAGCGCATCTCCGGGAAGTATTCAAGCAAGTCGAGGAAGAGACCTAATGGGTTAAAAACTATTACAGCGTAAAAGATCTTGACGAAGATGCAAAAGATGAATGGAAATTTTGGATAAACGTTGGTTGCGGTCCTTTCCTTAATTCCCACGCGCATCTACGCTATGATTATGAACCGTCCCACATTCGTGATAGGACAATTCACGTTATGAgattgtgcaacaagtacaacgaGTTTATCGTGAGGCATAAAGGCGATAGACGTGCGTCCCAAAAAGAATATACCAAATGGAGAGGAGAGCAGTTTCATCACATCGAAGCCGCAATGGTAGTTAAATTTCGCACCGGAAATAACAATAACAAGTAATGTTTTCATAAAGAGGCGTTATCAGTTTTAGTAAAACAGTGACGATTCTGGTTATCTCCAGAGTCGTCATCTTGTGTAAAAACAAAACTAACGACCCttattttcaatttcaaaataaCATACCGTTGGGATCTACTTCGCCATCAAAGAGCTCATCTTAAGGAAAAAGTGAGTATTCCGTTAATATTTATACTTTTGTCATGCTTCAAAGTTATAACATTCCTCGTttaatttcagctggaacgtttcgaTGGGTTATGGACAATAcgtaatggggaaactaagttcCATTCACCATAAAAAATATACAACGTTGACGACCATTTGATGCATCAACTTCAAGAATACCCATGTTAAATCTTATGCAATACGAGATAGATGTAATGTTATTTTCCTAACGAAATCAAAATCCTTTCTAGTTTCAAAATGCGAGTCGTCACAGGTATCCATAGCAGAGTAACGACTCCTAAATCCAACAAACAGTCGTTATTGACATGAAAAATCTAACGACTCTAGCCAAATAAATTCAAACCTCCTGGATATATTTTGTTAACCAAGGGTCGTCATTGATTTCATTATAAACACTGACGACTCTATCCATAAATATTCTTtccatctcctggatgttttgggGAAAATTGTCGTTAGATCTCTATTTGGGGATATTAACGACTCTGTGTGTTGAAGTGGTAAATATAATTAGGGTCATCAAAGTACTATGAAACGAAGATGACGACCCTTGGTATGAGGAAGGGAAATGTTGTCTGCATTGGAGTACTACATGGTTCTAACGAGCATACTTCAAAACATAGTATTTGCAACAAACACAGGAGTTACCAAACATAAAAGTACTCGAAACAAAGACTCCAAACCAAACACATAAGTTGTTTCAACACACACTTAAATTCAATTCATAAAGTAAAATTAGCATAAGTTGAAGTCGACCATCTCGACCTCGACCACCACCTTACTGCCTCCCTGACCTGCTAATTCTCCGGCTTTTCTTAAGAGGAGCACCCTCTGGGGAACCAGCATCTTCTCTAGTAATTTCTTGTACCTCTGAGGGATGTTTATCATGATGTTGGCTACTTTGGCCATGCTCATAAACTTCTTGTGCTCTTTGGCTACGTGATTTCCGGATCCTCTTACCTTCCTTAGCCAACTCCTTGAACATCTTCTTTGCATTGGGATTTTCAATGTGCGTGTAGTAATCTGCGTACCGACATTGCTTCGCAGGATCCATCACTTCCCCTTTTTCAGCCGAGCAACAAAAAGCCTTGACAAGAAGCTTCATTCGCTCCCTCTATATGCATTcaaaaacaatttcacattaactCTCTTATATGTAGATGAATAACACAATTACAAAATTAAATACTCACCACTAGTGTCAGAATGGAAGTAGCATCTCTACtgtcgacttgagaagaagaagaggtggaTGCTCTGTTGGTCCTCCTACCCGGAGTAGGATCCACCCATATCACCCTACCATGGGAGAAGCCTTCATACCATTCGACGTAATCCGGTGTTGCCTCATGACCTTCATCTGCATGCACCCACCATGAGATGTCTACAAGCCTGGAGTGTCTATAATTACAATGCTTGACATCAACTTTAGGTTCATAAGCCACCTTTATACCCGCTTCGTCAGCCTCGCACTTTTCCAACTTGTGCTTGAACGGAGGTACATAATCCTCATCGGGTGAATCTTGAATAAAACCAAGTTGACGCAGGATTCTTATCGGATTGTACATTGAAAAACCGTTAGGATGAAACAAAGGGCCATGGTAATACACGACATCTTCCATTGCGCCAACTCTATTGTTCTTGTACGGATTGAAGACTACCTCTTTAGCCGTGATGTTGTCAAGTTTTTGACGCATTTATATCAACGCATCAGTTTGTTCCCTATCTTGAGAACCAGTGAACAAGTATTTGGTTCCCGTTGGACTACCTCTGCTCCATTGTGGGTTGAGTTCCACATCTTCATTATCTTTGATCAATGATGGGAAATGATCATAAATCCACACCTATAGCAaccaatgaaataaacataaataattaaatttttaaaatgtacaaaaataagaaaactttcaTCAATCCAAATACCTGGATTAGAGCCAAATTCCCATTAATTTGAGAAGTTAGTTTGCGAGATCCCTGAGAAAGCTGACCATTCAGGTGTGCAATTATGGCAGTCCCCCAAGAGTACTTGCTCACATCTTCCAAGGGATCCAAAAGCTGAAGAAGGTTGGCGCTCACCCGGTTACCTTTGCTGTCAGGAAATATAACCGACgcaaggacatacaacaaatACCCAGCCGCCGCATAGCGACATTCCATATCAGAGAGACctccttctttttccttcttttctgtcCCAAAAAACATGTTCCTAATATCTGCAAGTTTGAACTCTTTTTTCGGGTACTTAGGTCCCTTCTCGAAAAGCCCATTAATATTCTCGGAATCCCAGCCAAACAAGTTCTTGGTCTATGTATAGATGTCTTCCCAACTAGACCTTCTCTTGAACTTCTCACCGGTTGATTTGCTTTCGACCTGCAACCCTAATATTTGTTCTGCGTCATCatgagttatcgccatctcaccaaaaggaagTTGGAATGTGTCGACTTCAGCGTGATACCTTTCACAGAAACCAGATACTGCGACCTTGTCATACGCAATCACAGAGTTCAAAACGACATTGTACAAACCTGAGttttcaaccaaatctctaactcttgcacattcaccttcTAGCGGCCACAACTCCATTTTCTTGAAAGAAGATTGGTGCCGGAAAAGACGTGCGGcatccttatgatcctacaaaacataaacaaacacgtatttaaaaaacaaaacataaacaagttaacacCAACTAATCAAATAGCAAGCAAATTTGGGATTCTTACGATTGTCTCACTAATGCAATGAGCCCACGATCCaggatatccaaatagaactttgccCCCATCTCTAGGTTCTCCTCTAAGTTTACCACCTCGAAGAGGAGGCAACATCAAATAAGTAGCGGGAACGTGTCTCGCACTGGGTGCAATATCTGTTCCATCCTTCTTAACCCTCTTTACCGGCTTTTTCGCCTTTGCattctcttcatcatcctcaacagtggttttaccatcatcaccaccttcatcctttttatcatcattaccttcattatcttcctcctcatcatcattatcatcaccgccattattacctttatgttgttcctcctcattaccatcatcctcatcatcaccactaccattaccttcaccctcttcctcctcttcttgctcttcttcttgttcctcttcttcttcttgaatctcttcttcttgtatctcatgttctacaccctgttcctcctctacttgcttttcttcttgttcatcttcttcttcagcactaGTGTTAGCTGAAACAACAGGAGTGTCTGATTCTGACGAATCGGAAAACTCATTACCTTTGTCTCTTGGTTTGGTGATAGAAAATGATACCTCACTCGGCCTTCTTCCGCGCAATGGACCGGCAAGTAAGTATTTATCGTTGCGGGGAGGTTTCGAAGGAGGAGTTATCGTGATTTCAACCTTATATTTCGTTTTCTTGTCACTACATTCCAAACacgaaatttttttttataagacatcaactttatctctatcagttaaagagtcgtcaatgatatgctctaacaaaataacgactcttcattacaaagtaacgactctaatttataaggtaacgactctttgcaaaaattggacagtgaggatgattttggtccttaaagggtcgttaaagattaaacttgggtcgtcaaacaagtaactgccgaccctttaaaagagatgacgactctagggattatagattactaacgactctagtctagggattatatactactgacgactctatcgttttctccagcagaaggaagttcaagttcaacccagagtcgttatgcactaatttggggtcgtcaaactacagttgtcatcttcaacctaatatggcgacgactctattctagggcacaaaaggtcgaagtagcagaacaaggatcgtcatatttacactaacaggttaacgatttttcatagaaaaagtatgcaatgtaagagtcgttagggtattatttcttcgatgctaacgactctcactctgtaacttctatttttcagttaccaatctcggttacacaatcaaaaaacaaccaaaacatcgaaTAGGAGGTGGGTTTAAGTTCACGTACCCTCTAATTGGAGTCGTTCCCTTTTTGGGTTTCGATTTGCTTGCTTCAGGAGCTCTTCGCACGTACACCTTTGCATTCACCGCATCTACAAGATTAGGAATTTGAATGCTTTGTGAGCGGTTTGCTTTGTTTTAGCcatatttgtagaagaagttaatcgtcgatcaaagttttatcatcgacgattacgcgatgaatcggttcgaagaattttcctcggtggaggtggagtcgttaatggtggaggtggagaagagaaagggaggagaggaagatgaagataaaagagaaactgattttctctttgatttaattagggCATATAGATTAGGGGCCTTAATTAGGGTAGTTAAAtagtgaaactgattttcaattaatgaagggtaaaatagtatatttGTATTGCGATATTTACACTCCTGAAAATTttggggggcaaacaaaattccatggcccccaattggaagttatggcccccaattaaactaggtaaAATATCTCTCCATGCCCACTATTTTTTATCTATATCTAAACAGATATCTTGCATCAAGGAACGCGTTTTCGTACATAACATCACAACGATGTTTTATATGcgtaaaaaagaaaagagaatagaCAAACGAGTATGGGCTGGATTGCTACGATCGTGCCAGTGATTATCTACTATTATGAGATTCCACACCAAGATTTCACACGCGGGCTATCACGAAGTAGTTTAAGGCACATTGGTCAAAAGATAACAGTTGTGtattctcattttatcaaatctgtCGACGTAGAAACACGCTGGATACGGGCCTACGGGCTGAAGGGAAGATTCGTGATACAAGTTGGAATTACTGGAAACACTTGTATTCCAATTtctttttgctttttcttttggAAAAGGTCACTCCCCATTTTGATGGGGGGCGTTTTTTGAAGGGGGATTGGGATTTGGGagacaaatgatatgttgacacgtGTATTTGATATTACTGAATTATGTTTTcaaaaatttaaaataagtgtaattttagagaaaaaaattgttttcttaattggtgttggtatttttggaaacataattcaTTAATATCAAATGCacgtgtcaacatatcatttatCCCCCATGTCCCCTTCAAAAAACGCctccatcaaaaaatttctcctttttcatccaTAAATACAGAATGCATCGATCTATTTTATCCAAATCCAATATTTGAAATACGGCGTGACTATTATAAATTTATATCTATCTATTAAATAtagtaaaaacaattatattaaaattaaaaatcgTGTGTGTTGATTTTAATGGTCGTGAAAATGTGAAAAGAATTCTATAaaaacttgtaattttttttaccaTATTAAATTTAGAAAATTTAATAATTTGTCTTAAAATCTTAATCATGacttttagaaaaataaaataacaaatgaAACTAAATAATTTCACATGCTCATAACCATGGTTTTTAAAATCACACCTTTAAATCGTTGTTGCTGTGAATCGTATAGTCAGACTTCTTTGACTATGATTCTTGACTTCATTACGAAGCGAGAcgcattttcaaaaatgaaaaCTTAGAGAGATTCGAACATTTTTGAACTCAAGACCTTCAATGTCATACGAGTGTTTTCCAACCAATGTTCCACTTTGCTATTTTCTGATTCTTAACGAAATTTATTCATATATACAAGTTCATGTACCAAAACTTGGCAAGAAAATATGATCTTTGCTAAATACTCCATATAGTTCACAAAAATAAATACGACTCATAGTCGACCGTGAATCTTCAATTTACGCTTTAAAATATGAATCGATTCTCAAAATTATAAAACGATTCGCTCCACGATTTACGATTTCACAACCTTGCTCACAACCGTCTAAAGACATGAAGATTACTAACGGGGATACTtgtctttttaaaaaaaataatttagaaTATACAGTATGAGTTTTCACGTAAATGTCATTCTCTCtttagatttaaaaaaattaCTTAAATAGGCTTAGGCTATAGTGTTTTTATGAAAATTTCTATTTGTTCTGAAAACTACTAGCAACCCGCGAAAATTCGGGAATATCAAAATTATGCAAGGACGAAATGAAAATGTTAGAAATTATTAAACCAATCCATTAATTAAAACGTCTTACAACTTATTTGTATCTTAATAACACCCTTTGaaccaaaatattaaaataataaacgcCTAACAAATTTGAGCCAATTTATACAGTGCTACTACCTCGCATACTGCATATTTGTCCCTCCGAGcaaaaaattttggtttcatcccgATAATGGCAAGTGTAATTTAAATACTATCCTAAAAACTacatattaaaatattttttaggATAAACAAGCATAAAGTTAATCACTTGGAAAATACTCATAAATGGAAGTTATAACGTGAAAACGACCATAAAAATGGTTGTTACTTGCTATAAAACGTCGTGATCTATAAGAGCATAACGATGGCACTCACAATCAAGCTACACCGCCATGACTATTCAAAGGTATTTGTTTCGTGAAAAACAGTCattataatcaatttaatttatgCTCGGTTATTTTGAAGGTCCAAAGCATCATTCATATTTGGTTGAATAAACTATGTGTTGTTTAAACACTATATGGTAAGCAGCAACCAAAACACAAAAAAGCTATAGACTTTGTATCATTCTTACTTAGATTTGATCATTTGTGACCAGATCTGgccaaagatttttttttattttaaagctTTAGATAATAGTTAATCGAATAAGATGTTTTTGCGTCGGTTTTGGTGTCTTTCGACATGTTTCTTCGTCCTTTTGGGGATATTTTTCTTCGTCATCGTGGGGCGAGTTCTTCAAACTTTAATGGTTGGTTCGcggcttgctattctcgattcaaaaaTACCAAAGATTCATCATGATATCATTTTGTTTCAATACCCAGGAGATTTAGGGCATCCGAATTCGTGTGGATGTATAAGTTTATGGAAGTACTTCTTTCTTTTGGaagcatctcttattgaagaagaatacAATCGGATTCAATGGTCGGAATTGTTTCCGGAATAAACCATTGTCTGTCCCTTATATATAAACATAAATTGAGTATCTTTGCGGTTTATTGCTCATTCTCATTGGAATCTTATTGTAATTGATATCATTATTTGTATTAGGGGTTTGATTATCTGACATTTTGATGTTTTTGCTATTCTTGTAATTAAGCGAGCATATAATTACTATTTAGATCTGAGTGAATCGGAATATGTTGATTGTCCAAGTATATATACATCGAATGCAAAGTTGAAGTAAGCCTACCATTCACGTTTGAATCTTTTTAGATATACCAACTAAATATTTTGTCCAATTTATAccta
This DNA window, taken from Papaver somniferum cultivar HN1 chromosome 3, ASM357369v1, whole genome shotgun sequence, encodes the following:
- the LOC113362262 gene encoding protein MAINTENANCE OF MERISTEMS-like, whose product is MFFGTEKKEKEGGLSDMECRYAAAGYLLYVLASVIFPDSKGNRVSANLLQLLDPLEDVSKYSWGTAIIAHLNGQLSQGSRKLTSQINGNLALIQVWIYDHFPSLIKDNEDVELNPQWSRGSPTGTKYLFTGSQDREQTDALI